Proteins encoded together in one Larus michahellis chromosome 4, bLarMic1.1, whole genome shotgun sequence window:
- the LOC141743196 gene encoding inositol 1,4,5-trisphosphate receptor-interacting protein-like 1, giving the protein MAAIRVLALLVLSIFQLLPMVGDELDEAMREHVQQRVEHLMAQMTWLLQELEQRSLEQRSQKPAFAWGGLVFAALQQWQFWAIAGVPVLLFRLCWWRRKRRRQPEISHEEESSSSSTELEEDESEEEDADDYQRCLLNSITKRIRLSVKSMAYRRQVVEELASDLLTVLQGRLSNSFFPALQPAIGVGSAFEGWSPAGHDAVYHLLVPMKPPRGHTFHLELGAAGEMPAKNCVRVELECTCTRDQGMENVLCFLHQPEEGLGRNQVLSFLGILCTGSYLDIEKTARWFQKLVRSAWREMPQSRLYTMKVLPSSRSCKLQLTNASGRSLFIEMMFGVQRGDSDIFLSSQTAEAAFTPSTTWAETYDVAEAKFFRHVARQAPRDTSHLKCLQLCAGSLVGTGFSSDVFKTVVMHLLNTIPPSSWRRREFLMRLQDIMWYLHGCLEEKRLHHFFFGNENMPEDIVLPAAFQAAEPINLFQCLLQDPAAHAKALHDFEEVQGRLTRLVFCGD; this is encoded by the coding sequence atggctgcaatAAGGGTCCTCGCCTTGCTTGTGCTaagcatcttccagctcctgccaATGGTTGGCgatgagctggacgaggccatgCGCGAGCATGTGCAGCAGCGTGTGGAGCATCTGATGGCTCAGATgacttggctgctgcaggagctggagcagaggagcctggagcagaggagccagaagccagcctttgcctggggaggcctcgtctttgctgccttgcagcagtggcagttctgggCGATTGCTGGagtcccagtcctgctcttcaggctctgctggtggcgcCGGAAAAGGAGGCGACAGCCAGAGATCAGCCATGAagaggagagctccagcagcagcacagagctggaggaggatgaaagTGAAGAAGAAGATGCTGATGATTATCAGAGGTGTCTGCTGAATTCTATCACAAAGCGCATCCGATTGTCAGTGAAGAGCATGGCCTACAGGAGACAGGTGGTGGAAGAGCTGGCGAGCGACCTCCTCACTGTCTTACAAGGACGCTTGTCAAATAGTTTCTTCCCGGCGCTGCAGCCAGCCATCGGGGTGGGCAGCGCCTTTGAAGGTTGGAGTCCCgctgggcatgatgctgtctACCACCTGCTTGTGCCCATgaagcccccccgggggcacACCTTCCACCTGGAGCTGGGCGCTGCGGGGGAGATGCCGGCAAAGAACTGCGTCCGCGTGGAGCTGGAGTGCACCTGCACCAGGGACCAAGGCATGGAGAacgtgctgtgcttcctccaccaaccTGAGGAGGGGCTAGGCAGAAATCAGGTTTTGAGCTTCCTAGGCATCCTCTGCACCGGCTCCTACCTAGATATCGAGAAGACTGCCCGCTGGTTCCAGAAGTTGGTGAGGTCAGCCTGGCGGGAGATGCCTCAGTCGCGTCTCTACACTatgaaggtgctgccttccagccgctcctgcaagctgcagctgacaaacGCCTCCGGGAGATCCCTCTTCATTGAGATGATGTTTGGGGTGCAGCGAGGCGACTCggacatcttcctgagcagccagactgcAGAAGCCGCCTTCACCCCAAGCACCACGTGGGCAGAGACCTACGATGTGGCAGAGGCAAAGTTCTTCAGGCACgtggccaggcaggccccgcGTGACACCTCCCACCTCAAATGCCTGCAGCTCTGCGCTGGTAGCCTGGTGGGaacaggcttttcctctgatgTCTTCAAAACGGTTGTGATGCACCTCCTGAACACCATACCCCCgtcaagctggagaaggagggaattcCTGATGCGGCTGCAGGATATCATGTGGTACCTGCACggctgcttggaggaaaaacGCCTGCACCACTTCTTCTTTGGTAATGAGAACATGCCTGAGGACATCGTCTTGCCCGCAGCCTTCCAAGCGGCTGAGCCaatcaacctcttccagtgcctgctgcaggatcCAGCTGCCCACGCCAAGGCACTGCATGACTTTGAGGAAGTGCAAGGTCGGCTCACAAGACTGGTCTTCTGCGGAGACTGA
- the LOC141743195 gene encoding inositol 1,4,5-trisphosphate receptor-interacting protein-like 1 produces MAAIRVLALLVLSIFQLLPMVGDELDEAMREHVQQRVEHLMAQMTWLLQELEQRSLEQRSQKPAFAWGGLIFAALQQWQFWAIAGVPVLLFRLCWWRRKRRRQPEIGHEEESSSSSTELEEDESEEEDADDYQRCLLNSITKRIRLSVKSMAYRRQVVEELASDLLTVLQGRLSNSFFPALQPAIGVGSAFEGWSPAGHDAVYHLLVPMKPPRGHTFHLELGAAGEMPAKNCVRVELECTCTRDQGMENVLCFLHQPEEGLARNQVLSFLGILCTGSYLDIEKTARWFQKLVRSAWREMPQSRLYTMKVLPSSRSCKLQLTNASGRSLFIEMMFGVQRGDSDIFLSSQTAEAAFTPSTTWAETYDVAEAKFFRHVARQAPRDTSHLKCLQLCAGSLVGTGFSSDVFKTVVMHLLNTIPPSSWRRREFLMRLQDIMWYLHGCLEEKRLHHFFFGNENMPEDIVLPAAFQAAEPINLFQCLLQDPAAHAKALHDFEEVQGRLTRLVFCGD; encoded by the coding sequence atggctgcaatAAGGGTCCTCGCCTTGCTTGTGCTaagcatcttccagctcctgccaATGGTTGGCgatgagctggacgaggccatgCGCGAGCATGTGCAGCAGCGTGTGGAGCATCTGATGGCTCAGATgacttggctgctgcaggagctggagcagaggagcctggagcagaggagccagaagccagcctttgcctggggaggcctcatctttgctgccttgcagcagtggcagttctgggCGATTGCTGGagtcccagtcctgctcttcaggctctgctggtggcgcCGGAAAAGGAGGCGACAGCCAGAGATCGGCCATGAagaggagagctccagcagcagcacagagctggaggaggatgaaagTGAAGAAGAAGATGCTGATGATTATCAGAGGTGTCTGCTGAATTCTATCACAAAGCGCATCCGATTGTCAGTGAAGAGCATGGCCTACAGGAGACAGGTGGTGGAAGAGCTGGCGAGCGACCTCCTCACTGTCTTACAAGGACGCTTGTCAAATAGTTTCTTCCCGGCGCTGCAGCCAGCCATCGGGGTGGGCAGCGCCTTTGAAGGTTGGAGTCCCgctgggcatgatgctgtctACCACCTGCTTGTGCCCATgaagcccccccgggggcacACCTTCCACCTGGAGCTGGGCGCTGCGGGGGAGATGCCGGCAAAGAACTGCGTCCGCGTGGAGCTGGAGTGCACCTGCACCAGGGACCAAGGCATGGAGAacgtgctgtgcttcctccaccaaccCGAGGAGGGGCTAGCCAGAAATCAGGTTTTGAGCTTCCTAGGCATCCTCTGCACCGGCTCCTACCTAGATATCGAGAAGACTGCCCGCTGGTTCCAGAAGTTGGTGAGGTCAGCCTGGCGGGAGATGCCTCAGTCGCGTCTCTACACTatgaaggtgctgccttccagccgctcctgcaagctgcagctgacaaacGCCTCCGGGAGATCCCTCTTCATTGAGATGATGTTTGGGGTGCAGCGAGGCGACTCggacatcttcctgagcagccagactgcAGAAGCCGCCTTCACCCCAAGCACCACGTGGGCAGAGACCTACGATGTGGCAGAGGCAAAGTTCTTCAGGCATgtggccaggcaggccccgcgtgacacctcccacctcaaatgcctgcagctctgcgctggtagcctggtgggcacaggcttttcctctgatgTCTTCAAAACGGTTGTGATGCACCTCCTGAACACCATACCCCCgtcaagctggagaaggagggaattcCTGATGCGGCTGCAGGATATCATGTGGTACCTGCACggctgcttggaggaaaaacGCCTGCACCACTTCTTCTTTGGTAATGAGAACATGCCTGAGGACATCGTCTTGCCCGCAGCCTTCCAAGCGGCTGAGCCaatcaacctcttccagtgcctgctgcaggatcCAGCTGCCCACGCCAAGGCACTGCATGACTTTGAGGAAGTGCAAGGTCGGCTCACAAGACTGGTCTTCTGCGGAGACTGA
- the LOC141743198 gene encoding inositol 1,4,5-trisphosphate receptor-interacting protein-like 1, protein MAAIRVLALLVLSIFRLLPMVGDELDEAMREHVQQRVEHLMARMTWLLQELEQRSLEQRSQKPAFAWGGLVFAALQQWQFWAIAGVPVLLFRLCWWRRKRRRQPEIGHEEESSSSSTELEEDESEEEDADDYQRCLLNSITKRIRLSVKSMAYRRQVVEELASDLLTVLQGRLSNSFFPALQPAIGVGSAFEGWSPAGHDAVYHLLVPMKPPRGHTFHLELGAAGEMPAKNCVRVELECTCTRDQGMENVLCFLHQPEEGLGRNQVLSFLGILCTGSYLDIEKTARWFQKLVRSAWREMPQSRLYTMKVLPSSRSCKLQLTNASGRSLFIEMMFGVQRGDSDIFLSSQTAEAAFTPSTTWAETYDVAEAKFFRHVARQAPRDTSHLKCLQLCAGSLVGTGFSSDVFKTVVMHLLNTIPPSSWRRREFLMRLQDIMWYLHGCLEEKRLHHFFFGNENMPEDIVLPAAFQAAEPINLFQCLLQDPAAHAKALHDFEEVQGRLTRLVFCGD, encoded by the coding sequence atggctgcaatAAGGGTCCTCGCCTTGCTTGTGCTAAGCATCTTCCGGCTCCTGCCAATGGTTGGCgatgagctggacgaggccatgCGCGAGCATGTGCAGCAGCGTGTGGAGCATCTGATGGCTCGGATgacttggctgctgcaggagctggagcagaggagcctggagcagaggagccagaagccagcctttgcctggggaggcctcgtctttgctgccttgcagcagtggcagttctgggCGATTGCTGGagtcccagtcctgctcttcaggctctgctggtggcgcCGGAAAAGGAGGCGACAGCCAGAGATCGGCCATGAagaggagagctccagcagcagcacagagctggaggaggatgaaagTGAAGAAGAAGATGCTGATGATTATCAGAGGTGTCTGCTGAATTCTATCACAAAGCGCATCCGATTGTCAGTGAAGAGCATGGCCTACAGGAGACAGGTGGTGGAAGAGCTGGCGAGCGACCTCCTCACTGTCTTACAAGGACGCTTGTCAAATAGTTTCTTCCCGGCGCTGCAGCCAGCCATTGGGGTGGGCAGCGCCTTTGAAGGTTGGAGTCCCgctgggcatgatgctgtctACCACCTGCTTGTGCCCATgaagcccccccgggggcacACCTTCCACCTGGAGCTGGGCGCTGCGGGGGAGATGCCGGCAAAGAACTGCGTCCGCGTGGAGCTGGAGTGCACCTGCACCAGGGACCAAGGCATGGAGAacgtgctgtgcttcctccaccaaccTGAGGAGGGGCTAGGCAGAAATCAGGTTTTGAGCTTCCTAGGCATCCTCTGCACCGGCTCCTACCTAGATATCGAGAAGACTGCCCGCTGGTTCCAGAAGTTGGTGAGGTCAGCCTGGCGGGAGATGCCTCAGTCGCGTCTCTACACTatgaaggtgctgccttccagccgctcctgcaagctgcagctgacaaacGCCTCCGGGAGATCCCTCTTCATTGAGATGATGTTTGGGGTGCAGCGAGGCGACTCggacatcttcctgagcagccagactgcAGAAGCCGCCTTCACCCCAAGCACCACGTGGGCAGAGACCTACGATGTGGCAGAGGCAAAGTTCTTCAGGCATgtggccaggcaggccccgcgtgacacctcccacctcaaatgcctgcagctctgcgctggtagcctggtgggcacaggcttttcctctgatgTCTTCAAAACGGTTGTGATGCACCTCCTGAACACCATACCCCCgtcaagctggagaaggagggaattcCTGATGCGGCTGCAGGATATCATGTGGTACCTGCACggctgcttggaggaaaaacGCCTGCACCACTTCTTCTTTGGTAATGAGAACATGCCTGAGGACATCGTCTTGCCCGCAGCCTTCCAAGCGGCTGAGCCaatcaacctcttccagtgcctgctgcaggatcCAGCTGCCCACGCCAAGGCACTGCATGACTTTGAGGAAGTGCAAGGTCGGCTCACAAGACTGGTCTTCTGCGGAGACTGA